A genomic stretch from Podospora pseudoanserina strain CBS 124.78 chromosome 3, whole genome shotgun sequence includes:
- the DPH3 gene encoding Diphthamide biosynthesis protein 3 (COG:S; EggNog:ENOG503P6N3), with amino-acid sequence MADDDEQLSIYDEVEIEDMTFDEALQTYHYPCPCGDKFEIALCDLQDGADIAVCPSCSLMIRVIFEVEDLPGGGGQGVEGGKAVAVSA; translated from the coding sequence atggccgacgacgacgagcagCTCTCCATCTACGACGAGGTCGAGATCGAGGACATGACGTTTGACGAGGCGCTGCAGACGTACCACTACCCGTGTCCTTGCGGCGACAAGTTTGAGATTGCGCTTTGCGACTTGCAGGACGGGGCGGACATTGCTGTCTGTCCGAGTTGCAGCTTGATGATTAGGGTTATttttgaggtggaggatttgcccgggggaggagggcagggggttgagggggggaaggcAGTGGCTGTTTCTGCTTAG
- the CDC60 gene encoding cytosolic leucyl tRNA synthetase (EggNog:ENOG503NUN2; BUSCO:EOG092601KZ; COG:J) — MADTTLPKAMETLAVSSKTKELRGTEKRDTLIEIEKRYQQKWEEDHVFEVDAPSIDEFPLESITADELREKFPKFFGTIAYPYMNGRLHAGHAFSFSKIEFHAGYARMQGKRTLFPLGYHCTGLPIKASADKLVKEVQMFGRDFENYKEEDEVEEAPVAAKGPKDDLSKFNAKKGKAAAKTVKAKYQFQILNSVGIPLEEIHHFADPQYWLQFFPPECKKDLTNFGARIDWRRQFVTTDANPYYDAFVRWQMVRLKELEKIKFGKRYTIYSIKDGQPCMDHDRSEGEGVLPQEYTALKLKVVEWAPKAAEAVKGKIPEDAKVYLVPATLRAETMYGQTCCFVGPSITYGLYKASDKEYFVITERAARNMAYQGIFEKEGVPEKAADVLGSDLIGTVVNAPLSFHKEVRVLPMESVLATKGTGVVTSVPSDSPDDYAMVTELAKKADFYGIKKEWAELEIIPIIQTPTSDLLAPYLVKKLKIASPKDAKQLLEAKELAYKEGFYQGVMKVGEFAGEKVEAAKPKVREQLIKAGEAFAYSEPENKVVSRSGDECTVALMDQWYIDYGEDSWRTIAYDYVENKDGKGLETYSPDTQHAFKGVLNWLKQWACARTYGLGSKLPWDPTFLVESLSDSTIYMAYYTLVPWLHTDLFGREQGKGKIAPEQMIDEVWDYVFARTQLTDELVTKSGIPKETLQGMRRDFEYFYPLDLRVSGKDLIPNHLTFWLYNHIALFPREFWPKSVRANGHLQLNGAKMAKSTGNFMTLDDVVKKYGADAARVALADAGDTIADSNFVEDVADNTILRFYTNKEWIEETVKDESLRTGELNDFQDVLFDNEMNALVAEAKKHYEETSYKLALKAGHYDFLNARDTYREACTAAGIPLHKDLVFKYIRLQALLLTPIAPHWADFVWQEILGEKTSIQFARWPDVPASDAGLTAAREYVRQTSSNINSAEASQLKKMAKGRQSDFDPKKPKKLTIFLTEDFPTWQAKYIELLKEVWDPATNSQKIDDKELNGRIGKMGEMKKAMPFVQALKKRLRDGEPASAVLERKLAFDEKKTLLAMVPGLKRAAGLESVQIVAVQEGSKQGKDLTANGAEVEVTAPVAEAALPGQPSFFFTNV; from the exons aTGGCAGACACCACCCTGCCCAAGGCCATGGAGACCTTGGCTGTCTCctccaagaccaaggagctCAGGGGTACCGAGAAGAGAGATACCCTTATTGAGATTGAAAAG AGATACCAGCAAAAGTGGGAAGAGGACCATGTGTTCGAGGTCGATGCGCCATCTATCGACGAGTTTCCCCTGGAGTCCATCACCGCCGATGAGCTGCGCGAGAA GTTCCCCAAGTTCTTTGGTACAATCGCATACC CTTATATGAACGGCCGTCTCCACGCTGGCCATGCTTTCAGCTTCAGCAAGA TCGAGTTCCACGCCGGTTACGCCAGGATGCAGGGCAAGCGTACCCTGTTCCCCCTCGGTTACCACTGCACCGGTCTTCCCATCAAGGCCTCCGCCGACAAACTCGTGAAGGAAGTCCAAATGTTCGGTCGTGATTTCGAGAActacaaggaggaggacgaggttgaggaggctcCTGTCGCTGCCAAGGGGCCAAAGGACGACTTGTCCAAATTCAAtgccaagaagggcaaggccGCGGCGAAGACCGTCAAGGCCAAGTATCAGTTCCAGATCCTCAACTCTGTCGGCATCCCGCTGGAGGAGATTCACCACTTCGCCGACCCTCAGTACTGGCTCCAGTTCTTCCCACCAGAGTGCAAGAAGGATCTCACCAACTTTGGTGCCCGTATCGACTGGAGACGTCAGTTCGTAACGACCGATGCCAACCCCTACTACGATGCCTTCGTCAGGTGGCAAATGGTCCGCTTgaaggagctcgagaagatcaAGTTCGGCAAGCGTTACACAATCTACTCCATCAAGGACGGCCAGCCCTGCATGGACCACGACCGAagtgaaggtgagggtgtcCTCCCTCAGGAGTACACTGCTCTCAAGCTCAAGGTCGTTGAGTGGGCTCCCAAGGCCGCCGAGGCTGTCAAAGGCAAGATTCCCGAGGACGCCAAGGTGTACCTTGTGCCTGCTACCCTCAGAGCCGAGACCATGTATGGTCAAACCTGCTGCTTTGTCGGCCCCAGCATCACCTACGGTTTGTATAAGGCTTCTGATAAGGAGTACTTTGTCATCACCGAGCGTGCTGCCAGAAACATGGCGTACCAGGGCATCTTCGAGAAGGAGGGCGTTCCTGAAAAGGCCGCCGATGTCTTGGGCTCTGACCTTATCGGAACCGTCGTAAATGCTCCTCTGTCTTTCCACAAGGAGGTTCGCGTTTTGCCCATGGAGTCTGTCCTTGCTACCAAGGGTACCGGTGTGGTCACATCCGTGCCGTCCGACTCCCCAGATGATTATGCTATGGTTACTGAGCttgccaagaaggccgacTTCTACGGCATCAAGAAGGAATGGGCTGAGCTGGAGATTATCCCCATCATTCAGACCCCTACCTCCGATCTTCTGGCTCCCTACCTCGTTAAGAAGCTCAAGATTGCCTCTCCCAAGGATGCCAAGCAGCTTctggaggccaaggagcttGCGTACAAGGAGGGTTTCTACCAGGGTGTCATGAAGGTCGGCGAGTTTGCCGGCGAGAAGGTTGAGGCTGCCAAGCCCAAGGTCAGAGAGCAGCTGATCAAGGCTGGTGAGGCTTTTGCCTACTCCGAGCCCGAGAACAAGGTCGTGTCCAGATCCGGTGATGAGTGCACTGTTGCTCTCATGGACCAGTGGTACATTGACTATGGCGAGGACTCATGGCGCACTATTGCCTATGACTATGTCGAGAacaaggatggcaagggTCTCGAGACCTACTCTCCTGACACTCAGCATGCCTTCAAGGGAGTGCTTAACTGGCTGAAGCAGTGGGCTTGCGCGAGAACCTATGGCCTGGGCTCCAAGCTTCCTTGGGATCCCACCTTCCTTGTGGAGAGTTTGAGTGATTCTACGATCTACATGGCCTACTACACTCTTGTGCCATGGCTTCACACCGACTTGTTCGGCCGCGagcagggcaagggcaagattgCCCCTGAGCAGATGATTGATGAGGTCTGGGACTATGTCTTTGCCAGGACACAGTTGACTGATGAGCTCGTTACCAAGTCCGGTATCCCCAAGGAGACCCTTCAGGGGATGCGCAGAGATTTCGAGTACTTCTACCCTCTTGACCTCCGTGTCAGCGGTAAGGACTTGATTCCCAACCATCTCACCTTCTGGCTCTACAACCAcatcgccctcttcccccgCGAGTTCTGGCCCAAGTCCGTCCGTGCCAACGGCCATCTCCAGCTCAACGGTGCCAAGATGGCCAAGTCCACTGGCAACTTCATGACTTTGGATGACGTCGTCAAGAAGTACGGTGCCGATGCCGCCCGTGTGGCTCTTGCCGATGCTGGCGATACCATTGCCGACTCCAACTtcgtcgaggatgttgcCGACAACACCATTCTCCGATTCTACACCAACAAGGAGTGGATCGAGGAGACTGTCAAGGACGAGAGTCTGAGAACTGGTGAGCTCAACGACTTCCAGGACGTCTTGTTCGACAACGAGATGAACGCCCTGGTTGctgaggccaagaagcactACGAGGAGACCTCGTACAAGCTTGCCCTCAAGGCCGGCCATTACGACTTCCTCAACGCCCGTGACACCTACCGTGAGGCCTGTACCGCTGCCGGTATTCCTCTTCACAAGGACCTCGTGTTCAAGTACATCAGACTCCAGGCTCTTCTGCTCACCCCCATTGCCCCTCACTGGGCCGACTTCGTCTGGCAAGAGATTCTCGGCGAGAAGACTTCCATTCAGTTCGCCAGGTGGCCTGACGTGCCTGCTTCGGACGCTGGCCTCACGGCGGCCCGCGAGTACGTCCGCCAGACGtcctccaacatcaactcTGCTGAGGCTTCTCAGCTCAAGAAGATGGCCAAGGGCAGACAAAGTGACTTTGaccccaagaagcccaagaagctcacAATTTTCTTGACTGAGGACTTCCCCACGTGGCAGGCCAAGTACATTGAGCTGCTGAAGGAGGTCTGGGATCCGGCTACCAACAGCCAAAAGATTGACGACAAGGAGCTTAACGGCCGCATCGGCAAGATGGGCgagatgaagaaggccaTGCCTTTTGTGCAGGCCCTGAAGAAGCGTCTGAGAGATGGCGAGCCTGCCAGCGCTGTGCTGGAGCGCAAGCTGGCgtttgatgagaagaagactcTTTTG GCCATGGTCCCAGGTCTCAAGCGCGCTGCCGGTCTCGAGTCAGTCCAGATCGTTGCCGTGCAGGAGGGAAGCAAGCAGGGCAAGGACCTGACTGCCAATGgtgcggaggtggaggtcaCTGCTCCTGTTGCCGAAGCTGCCCTGCCCGGCCAGCCAAGCTTCTTCTTTACCAACGTATAG
- a CDS encoding hypothetical protein (EggNog:ENOG503P72Z) translates to MFPTLIRRLAQAPKPQILESAAKAATEVPKTKLKKVWPPDMMTMSPQQQLRFEKKYKRRLKMATLRPGWDKGVRLAQYFTITFVLVYTALFMDWKEMPNPYGGIRESFWGFFGSFTEDTRTLEPAQQPKPKRP, encoded by the exons ATGTTCCCCACACTCATCAGACGCCTTGCACAGGCGCCCAAACCGCAAATACTCGAATCCGCAGCCAAAGCCGCAACCGAAGTACCCAAAACGAAGCTCAAGAAAGTCTGGCCACCTGACATGATGACCATGtcaccgcagcagcagctcaggTTTGAGAAGAAGTACAAAAGGAGGCTTAAGATGGCAACCCTCCGACCAGGGTGGGATAAGGGCGTGCGGTTGGCGCAATACTTTACAATCACAT TTGTGCTTGTATATACGGCCCTCTTTATGGATTGGAAGGAAATGCCGAATCCTTATGGCGGA ATTCGGGAGTCATTTTGGGGATTCTTCGGCTCCTTTACCGAAGATACAAGAACGCTGGAACCTGCCCAGcagcccaagcccaagagaCCTTAG
- the APS3 gene encoding Sigma-adaptin 3A (COG:U; BUSCO:EOG09265FGA; EggNog:ENOG503P0ZV), with the protein MINAFLVFNGQGQPRLTKFYTQLETSIQQRLISEIFTLVSNRAPGSCNFLPLPPLLAASGTSSSSSSATEQNDVPSLVTYRHYATLYFIVISTSTESPLALIDLIQVYVEALDRLFENVCELDLIFNFETLHATLGEMIVGGVVIETNMERIVAGVRAQGAVAKRPVNEGSRGGGGAGLGAMAAAGFQGMGGNFVWHGR; encoded by the exons ATGATCAACGCATTCCTAGTCTTCAACGGCCAAGGCCAGCCTCGCCTAACAAAGTTCTACACCCAACTG GAAACCTCCATCCAGCAACGGCTCATCTCCGAGATCTTCACCTTGGTTTCCAACCGCGCCCCCGGATCCTGCAACTTCCTGCCTTTACCACCCTTACTGGCCGCCTCAGgcacctcctcgtcctcctcctcggccacagAACAGAATGatgtcccctccctcgtaACCTACCGTCACTACGCTACACTCTACTTCATTGTCATTTCAACATCTACCGAGTCCCCGCTGGCACTAATCGATCTTATTCAAGTCTATGTTGAGGCGCTGGATAGATTATTTGAGAACGTCTGTGAGCTGGACCTGATCTTCAACTTTGAGACGTTACATGCTACACTGGGCGAGATGATCGTGGGCGGCGTGGTAATAGAGACGAATATGGAGCGCATTGTTGCGGGTGTAAGGGCACAAGGAGCAGTGGCCAAGAGGCCGGTCAATGAGGGATCAaggggtggcggaggagcagGACTGGGAGctatggctgctgctggattCCAGGGAATGGGTGGGAACTTTGTCTGGCATGGCAGGTGA
- a CDS encoding hypothetical protein (BUSCO:EOG092659DX; COG:P; EggNog:ENOG503P5Z6) — MVRSGLAKLARVVASRGIQTTRASRATLPSLSAAPTFVPALPRASALSARFISKSSATHHQGITPDNQDVTPKEETPKPIRTPAEITDSEYHVLADEYMDRLLHHLEDLAERRSEMDVEYSAGVMTVDFGQDTGTYVINKQPPNKQIWLSSPMSGPKRYDYVVLGEGQHEKQDTAAGDWVYLRDGTTLSELFKKEIGVDISMSIGQYGEQPH, encoded by the exons ATGGTTCGCTCAGGTCTCGCCAAGCTTGCCCGTGTGGTGGCCAGCCGTGGCATCCAGACGACTCGTGCCTCGCGCGCCACTCTTCCCAGCCTTTCAGCAGCTCCCACTTTCGTCCCAGCATTGCCACGGGCCTCTGCCCTCTCCGCCCGCTTCATTTCCAAGAGCTcggccacccaccaccagggCATCACCCCGGACAATCAGGATGTCACTCCAAAGGAGGAGACCCCGAAGCCCATCCGGACCCCAGCTGAAATCACAGACTCAGAGTACCATGTACTGGCCGATGAGTATATGGACAGGCTCTTGCATCACCTCGAGGACCTAGCCGAGAGGAGAAgtgagatggatgttgagTACTCT GCTGGTGTCATGACCGTAGACTTTGGCCAAGACACCGGCACCTATGTGATCAACAAGCAGCCCCCCAACAAGCAAATCTGGCTCTCGTCTCCCATGTCGGGCCCCAAGCGTTACGATTACGTCGTCCTTGGTGAAGGTCAACATGAGAAGCAGGACACCGCGGCCGGAGACTGGGTGTACCTGAGGGACGGCACCACCTTGTCCGAGCTTTTCAAAAAGGAGATCGGTGTCGATATTAGTATGTCGATCGGTCAATATGGCGAACAGCCCCATTAG
- a CDS encoding hypothetical protein (EggNog:ENOG503NV31; COG:O; MEROPS:MER0000928) — protein MATLLFMLLMSIFSTFIHAIPTSTGQKVTKRSVTVDLPRNPGYAPNGRLQYSRALKKWGVPMDDELDDATNSFRGGETGDVNAESIMGDREYLSRVGFGTPFQYLNVDLDTGSADVWVYSSETKTKTRREDIFELEKSSTAELLNGSEWRITYGDSSYAWGHVYHDSIDIGGIPLHNAVVQSAVDVSQSLSSDKDIDGIFGLAYDLHSQVRPKQPTVLSTLKSHLDKPVFTADLRYQSDEGAYTFGYIDHHRHIGEINYTPLLPNSTFWEFNFTGLHVVGHNYWYISQWRVIADTGTTLMLLSPDIVNMYYDAVPDATSDRSFGGLWHYPCNTTLPDFEIGFANGWVARVPGRYMNYTTYDDLPGRCMGGLQPFMSEEFGILGDIFLKAVYAVFDIGGGKVGFADKDLGL, from the exons ATGGCCACCTTATTGTTTATGCTCTTGATGAGCATTTTTTCGACTTTCATTCATGCCATTCCTACCTCGACCGGCCAGAAGGTGACGAAAAGGTCGGTTACTGTCGACCTGCCCCGAAATCCTGGGTATGCTCCCAATGGTCGTCTGCAGTATTCTCGCGCTCTCAAGAAATGGGGTGTGCCTATGGATGACGAGCTGGATGATGCGACGAACAGTttcagaggaggagaaa CGGGCGATGTCAACGCGGAGAGCATTATGGGTGATCGCGAATACCTCAGCCGAGTCGGATTCGGAACACCCTTCCAGTACCTCAACGTCGACCTCGACACCGGCAGCGCCGACGTCTGGGTCTACTCCTCCgagaccaagaccaagacgCGCCGCGAAGACATCTTTGAGTTGGAAAAGTCGTCCACCGCCGAGCTCCTGAACGGAAGCGAGTGGAGGATCACCTACGGCGACAGTAGTTACGCCTGGGGCCACGTCTATCACGACAGCATCGACATTGGGGGAATCCCTCTTCACAACGCGGTGGTTCAATCCGCTGTGGACGTCTCCCAATCGCTCTCCTCGGACAAGGACATTGACGGCATTTTTGGTTTGGCGTATGACCTCCACAGCCAGGTCAGACCCAAGCAGCCTACCGTTCTTTCAACCCTCAAAAGTCACCTCGACAAACCGGTCTTCACAGCTGACTTGCGGTACCAATCAGACGAAGGAGCCTACACGTTTGGTTACAtcgaccaccaccgacacATTGGGGAGATCAATTACACGCCCCTCCTGCCCAATTCGACCTTTTGGGAGTTTAACTTTACGGGTCTGCATGTTGTCGGACATAACTATTGGTACATCTCCCAGTGGCGGGTGATTGCCGACACGGGCACGACGCTCATGTTGTTGTCTCCGGATATTGTGAACATGTACTACGACGCGGTGCCCGACGCGACTTCGGACAGGTCTTTTGGGGGGCTGTGGCACTATCCTTGCAATACCACGCTGCCGGATTTCGAGATTGGGTTTGCGAATGGGTGGGTGGCGAGGGTTCCTGGGAGGTATATGAATTATACCACGTATGATGATTTGCCGGGGCGGTGTATGGGGGGTTTGCAGCCTTTCATGAGTGAGGAGtttgggattttgggggATATCTTTTTGAAGGCAGTGTATGCTGTGTTTGATAtcgggggtgggaaggtAGGGTTTGCGGATAAGGATTTGGGGTTGTAA
- a CDS encoding hypothetical protein (EggNog:ENOG503P721): MSPTDEELDRDWKPNGRRPQSTIAKVFSEELMNIFRIDNSVADLDEQVDKRKKEIDSQTSELEALERRIREMEERLKGGKPQTGAGDSSRTAASAAEKDQHKYGGGSRPGTARQGQQAVPGALPPTPVESEDGDRERRQDS; the protein is encoded by the exons ATGTCTCCCACTGACGAAGAGCTCGACCGCGACTGGAAGCCCAATGGCCGCCGCCCGCAATC GACTATTGCCAAAGTGTTTTCGGAAGAGCTCATGAATATTTTCCGCATCGACAACAGTGTTGCAGACCTCGACGAGCAAGTTGATAAACG gaagaaggagattgacAGTCAGACTTCGGAGCTCGAGGCCCTCGAGCGGCGCATTCGTGAGATGGAAGAGCGGTTGAAGGGAGGCAAGCCACAGACGGGTGCTGGCGACAGCTCGAGGACAGCAGCCTCGGCGGCCGAGAAAGACCAACACAAGtatggcggcggcagccgcCCAGGAACAGCGCGGCAAGGCCAGCAGGCCGTTCCGGGAGCTCTCCCGCCCACACCTGTGGAAAGCGAAG ACGGTGACCGTGAAAGACGACAGGATTCCTAG
- a CDS encoding hypothetical protein (EggNog:ENOG503NZYV; COG:S), translating to MVLAHPRIVAPVHLLPQRRDNSLGPPPGGVWGMNTPANPTTFPVSSFTSLELVFLFRGVNKFGIDPAAFPQISNVLRDNSGLKRQPTFDAQRLSPEALQKVFLYLVGQEIRADHVGSMPGPDGPLSPASKKRRLDTLPLPSWKDVHQHIDKVQQAYDKVFDSYIESAVQEIDHLEEAYRKTEAELEQLQLAESQASEEAKQQKEEVIEDKGVQVNGVGDIKPKPGPAVVNGIHPSPKASPKPSPQLPQSQLPQSQLPHQAQSQPRQHLQQHPQQQHQQQNLQQSMQQPLQRPQQLTPQPHVPQVSQLSQPPQPPQPPQLPQLQQLQLPLQSPQTLHQAQPPQHGHVPQQTHVQQGQLPQQAQQGLQQGQRLPGQGQPPQQLHQGQSAQHMVQGQPPQPVQPLQQPNPLPHVQQSQQSQQPQPPLRPLQPLLPHLAPRQDVRNGLGSPHSQHASLDKAGPAPRPPTLNHPPTTRSPQLGHPDVSRGPSARPSEPPKSLGGSPQVLQAPQGVPSFQPLSQSPAPTPAADGLQRPDGVARAHQSPGPLPTSPHMPPSQSQLKWEPPYQPSSGARPPMNSPLQHGPNVFSPPPHMVASQRPPPISSPLQGQANRPLPQQVLHPPHTHTTGQFVPLQPTPVRPAIDAANRQPPPVSSPGPNNTVQSPFHPGPYHNYPVPSSPHPTQPQQHGPKAPQHGAVTHPPSVRSPAVASPASASGIHLPRPNQGLAAPSQQRPQSLPHLQAPSPYPQATHPPTVSSPAGPQNGGYSSPYHPPRPAPVERIHPRAPATTTPVPPARFGPAPSAPQTPAVMQQQPFVISARMTKWKTESTPSTPKGGLEFQFGWDEKPSPQTEPISPVLEPAPLPSAAPHESPKKAPEQSQAKQTPSSSGMPGRSRVPQSTRDATSPSPVAFGLRNTSVKATEEVVLPINEPDAPKIKDEAMTPRPTTETGDTAADESISNRPNPARSTKRKRDESTPASVQSPRGRQLTDASRDDSMPPNMPNVVLWTRSFHKVSGSAMESIVGHRSANMFAAPIREKDAPGYHKVIKQPQDLKTIRSAIAHGNKAAAQAAAALPGGDPGGSCWLPRTEELVPPKSIINSGQLDRELSHIFANCIMYNPDPWHGPGPAFLPQEDDSEGLEAGAHQDNVVGYKVDEFGIVNDARAMFIEVEQHVSELRSAEKRSAPPGGGHAAGAEGVFTGTSTRQASVAMQHGDGGSKDDVSGAEEQDEQTATETENNDGRSKRRRTGRA from the exons ATGGTCTTGGCGCACCCACGC ATCGTGGCGCCTGTacatcttctcccccagaGGCGTGACAACTCCTTGGGCCCCCCACCGGGTGGAGTCTGGGGCATGAATACTCCGGCGAACCCGACGACATTCCCAGTATCGTCCTTCACATCGCTCGAGCTCGTGTTCCTCTTCCGAGGTGTCAACAAGTTTGGCATCGACCCCGCTGCCTTTCCACAGATCTCCAATGTTCTGCGGGACAACAGCGGGCTCAAGAGGCAGCCGACCTTCGATGCCCAAAGGTTGAGCCCCGAGGCTCTGCAGAAGGTCTTTCTGTATCTTGTTGGTCAAGAGATCCGGGCCGATCATGTCGGCAGCATGCCTGGGCCAGATGgccctctctctcctgcCTCCAAGAAGAGAAGGCTTGATACTCTTCCGCTACCGAGCTGGAAGGATGTTCACCAGCACATCGATAAGGTGCAGCAAGCCTACGACAAGGTGTTCGACTCCTACATCGAGAGCGCTGTTCAAGAGATCGATCATCTGGAGGAAGCATACAGAAAGACAGAGGCAGAGCTAGAGCAGCTCCAACTGGCCGAATCACAAGCTAGCGAGGAGGCCAAACAGCAAAAGGAAGAGGTCATCGAGGATAAAGGGGTACAAGTGAATGGAGTTGGTGATATCAAACCGAAGCCAGGCCCGGCGGTCGTCAATGGCATCCATCCGTCTCCAAAGGCCTCgcccaaaccatcaccacagcTACCGCAGTCTCAGTTACCGCAGTCTCAGCTACCACACCAGGCGCAATCCCAGCCCCGGCAacaccttcaacaacatccccagcaacagcaccaacaacagaaTTTGCAGCAGTCTATGCAACAGCCTTTACAGCGGCCACAGCAGCTGACGCCACAGCCCCATGTGCCTCAAGTGTCTCAGCTATCGCAACCGCcgcaaccccctcaaccaccgcaGTTACCCCAGCTGCAACAGCTGCAGCTACCACTGCAATCACCACAGACATTGCATCAAGCACAGCCACCACAGCATGGACATGTACCACAGCAAACACATGTGCAGCAAGGGCAGCTGCCACAGCAAGCACAGCAAGGTCTCCAACAAGGGCAACGGCTACCGGGACAGGGACAGCCCCCACAGCAGCTGCATCAAGGACAGTCAGCTCAACATATGGTTCAAGGACAACCGCCACAGCCAGTCCAGCCATTGCAGCAACCAAACCCATTGCCACACGTCCAGCAGTCACAGCAATCgcagcaaccacaaccaccattgCGGCCACTGCAGCCTCTGCTCCCACATCTTGCACCCCGTCAGGATGTCAGAAACGGACTTGGCTCTCCACATTCCCAGCATGCTTCTCTCGATAAAGCAGGTCCGgcccctcgtcctcccacCTTGAATCACCCGCCCACCACTCGTTCACCACAGCTTGGCCATCCCGACGTCTCAAGGGGCCCTTCTGCCCGACCTTCAGAGCCGCCAAAGTCGCTCGGTGGATCGCCGCAAGTTCTCCAAGCACCACAAGGGGTGCCCTCTTTCCAACCATTGTCCCAGTCGCCTGCTCCAACTCCTGCCGCAGACGGCCTGCAGAGGCCAGATGGCGTTGCGAGAGCACATCAGTCTCCGGGCCCTCTGCCAACGAGCCCGCATATGCCGCCGTCGCAGTCACAGTTGAAATGGGAGCCGCCATATCAACCCTCTTCTGGCGCTCGGCCCCCGATGAACTCGCCATTACAACACGGTCCTAATGTGttttctccccctccacataTGGTGGCTTCCCAACGGCCACCACCGATCTCGTCTCCTTTGCAAGGGCAAGCAAACAGGCCGTTGCCACAGCAGGTTTTGCACCCCCCTCATACTCATACGACGGGTCAATTTGTGCCTCTTCAACCAACACCTGTTCGGCCCGCTATAGACGCAGCAAACAGGCAGCCACCGCCGGTTTCGAGCCCAGGGCCGAACAACACGGTGCAGTCCCCTTTCCATCCTGGGCCATACCACAACTATCCCGTTCCGTCGTCCCCTCACCCAACTCAACCTCAGCAGCATGGTCCTAAAGCCCCTCAACATGGCGCTGTCACACATCCTCCTTCAGTACGGAGCCCGGCCGTTGCTTCGCCCGCCTCTGCATCAGGGATTCATCTGCCACGACCTAATCAAGGACTGGCGgctccttctcaacaacGACCACAATCGCTGCCTCACTTGCAAGCGCCTTCGCCATATCCCCAAGCTACTCATCCTCCTACTGTATCCTCACCAGCTGGCCCCCAAAATGGAGGATACAGTTCCCCATATCACCCTCCCCGGCCTGCTCCAGTGGAACGTATCCATCCACGTGCGCCTGCGACAACGACGCCTGTTCCACCCGCTAGATTCGGGCCTGCGCCGTCTGCCCCCCAGACGCCGGCTGTTATGCAACAGCAGCCCTTCGTCATCTCGGCTAGGATGACAAAGTGGAAGACGGAATCCACTCCTTCGACGCCGAAGGGTGGACTTGAATTTCAGTTTGGGTGGGATGAGAAGCCTAGTCCACAGACTGAACCAATCAGTCCCGTTCTGGAACCGGCGCCCTTGCCATCAGCCGCCCCCCACGAGTCACCAAAGAAAGCACCAGAGCAATCGCAAGCTAAACAGACCCCGAGTTCCTCAGGTATGCCCGGTAGATCAAGGGTGCCTCAGTCAACCAGGGAtgcaacctctccctctccagtGGCGTTCGGGTTAAGGAATACATCTGTCAAGGCTACCGAAGAGGTGGTTCTACCCATAAATGAGCCGGATGcacccaagatcaaggatgAGGCCATGACACCACGCCCAACCACCGAGACTGGCGACACCGCAGCAGATGAGAGTATCTCCAACAGACCGAATCCGGCACGCTCAACTAAGCGGAAACGAGACGAGTCTACGCCAGCCTCGGTGCAATCTCCAAGGGGACGACAGCTGACAGATGCATCGCGTGATGATTCGATGCCGCCTAATATGCCCAATGTCGTTCTCTGGACCCGCTCCTTCCACAAGGTCAGCGGCTCTGCCATGGAGTCGATTGTCGGCCACCGCTCAGCCAACATGTTTGCTGCCCCCATCCGAGAGAAGGACGCACCGGGCTATCATAAGGTGATCAAACAGCCCCAGGACCTGAAAACCATCCGCAGTGCCATCGCCCACGGGAACAAGGCCGCCGCGCAAGCAGCCGCTGCATTGCCGGGGGGTGACCCAGGCGGTAGCTGCTGGCTCCCTCGGACAGAAGAGCTTGTCCCACCAAAGAGCATCATCAACTCTGGCCAGCTCGACCGCGAGCTCTCTCACATTTTTGCCAACTGCATCATGTACAATCCCGACCCGTGGCACGGACCAGGCCCGGCTTTCCTACCCCAGGAGGATGATTCTGAGGGACTGGAAGCTGGCGCGCACCAGGATAATGTCGTGGGGTACAAGGTGGACGAGTTTGGGATTGTCAACGATGCCCGCGCCATGTTTATCGAGGTCGAGCAGCATGTTAGTGAGTTGCGCTCGGCGGAGAAGCGTAGTGCGCCCcccggtggtggtcatgCTGCGGGGGCGGAGGGTGTGTTTACTGGGACGAGCACAAGGCAGGCTAGCGTTGCGATGCAacatggcgatggcggttCCAAGGATGACGTGTCTGGTGCAGAGGAACAGGACGAGCAGACGGCGACAGAGACGGAGAATAATGACGGGAGATCCAAGAGAAGGCGAACGGGGAGAGCCTAG